From Halalkalicoccus sp. CG83, one genomic window encodes:
- the mutS gene encoding DNA mismatch repair protein MutS, which produces MTTGGIVGEFLSLKEGTDADLLAMQCGDFYEFFADDAETVAEELDLRVSQKSSHGSSYPMAGVPLSELTPYLKALVERGYRVAVADQYETEDGHAREITRVATPGTLLETSDDDARYLAGIVRVSEGLYGLAFAEVTTGRFLVTRIEGENAVERAITECYRYDPVEVLPGPDLREDEGFLERLEERVDASVALHETNAFAPGAATHRTREQFGRETLAGLGLETEGPEVRAAGAVLSYVEETGLGVLPSMSRLQPYRPDDYVACDVTTQRNLELVETMTGHGGSLFATIDHTATGAGGRLLKEWLKRPRRSLGELRRRQDAVGALCESALAREDLCGTLGGAYDLERLASRATHGSADARALLRVRDSLALLPAIAELIEGDRRLSESPLVDVLDRPDREATADLREELDEALAEEPPKTLREGGLLTRGYDEELDALIEDHEAALEWIETLAGREKNEHGLTHLQVDRNKTDGYYIQVGKSEADAVPEDYEQVKTLKNSVRFTTDALEEREREILRLEEKRGELEYELFCELRDRVAERASLLQDVGRAFAEIDVLASLATHAVENRWSRPDLEEGDTLDIEAGRHPVVERTTEFVPNDARLDSERAFLIVTGPNMSGKSTYMRQVALIVLLAQVGSFVPAEHARIGLVDGIYTRVGALDELAQGRSTFMVEMQELSNILHSATEDSLVILDEVGRGTATYDGISIAWAATEYLHNEVRAKTLFATHYHELTALAEHLDRVENVHVAAEERDGEVTFLRTIREGPTDRSYGVHVAGLAGVPDPVVSRSRDVLDRLREEKAIEARGSGSAGSDTQQVVFDVGSGQLRTATTDGGDGSDGTNTENGEDDSDDALDPESEAVLSELSGMELANVSPVELMSRVQEWQGRLPR; this is translated from the coding sequence ATGACAACGGGCGGAATCGTCGGGGAGTTCCTCTCGCTGAAGGAGGGGACCGACGCCGACCTGCTGGCGATGCAGTGTGGTGACTTCTACGAGTTCTTCGCCGACGACGCCGAGACCGTGGCCGAGGAGCTCGATCTCCGGGTCTCACAGAAGTCCTCGCACGGTTCGTCGTACCCGATGGCCGGCGTCCCGCTCTCGGAGCTCACGCCGTATTTGAAGGCGCTCGTCGAGCGGGGCTATCGCGTCGCCGTGGCCGACCAGTACGAGACCGAGGACGGCCACGCCCGCGAGATCACCCGCGTAGCCACGCCGGGCACCTTGCTCGAGACGAGCGACGACGACGCCCGTTATCTCGCTGGGATCGTCCGCGTCTCCGAGGGGCTCTACGGGCTGGCGTTCGCCGAGGTGACGACCGGGCGATTCCTCGTCACCCGTATCGAGGGCGAGAACGCCGTCGAACGGGCGATCACGGAGTGTTACCGTTACGATCCCGTCGAGGTGCTTCCCGGCCCCGACCTGCGGGAGGACGAGGGGTTCCTCGAACGACTCGAAGAACGGGTCGACGCTTCGGTGGCGCTCCACGAGACGAACGCCTTCGCGCCCGGCGCGGCGACCCACCGCACCCGCGAGCAGTTCGGCCGCGAGACGCTCGCCGGCCTCGGACTCGAGACCGAGGGACCGGAGGTCCGGGCGGCGGGCGCGGTGCTCTCCTACGTCGAGGAGACCGGCCTCGGTGTTCTACCCTCGATGAGCCGGCTGCAGCCCTACCGGCCCGACGACTACGTCGCCTGCGACGTCACCACCCAGCGCAACCTCGAACTGGTCGAGACGATGACGGGCCACGGCGGCTCGCTGTTCGCGACGATCGATCACACCGCCACGGGGGCGGGCGGACGACTGCTGAAGGAGTGGCTCAAACGCCCCCGGCGGTCGCTCGGCGAGCTTCGGCGCCGCCAGGACGCGGTCGGCGCGCTCTGCGAGTCGGCGCTCGCCCGCGAGGACCTGTGCGGGACGCTCGGGGGCGCCTACGACCTCGAACGGCTGGCGAGTCGCGCGACCCACGGGAGCGCGGACGCCCGCGCCCTGCTTCGGGTTCGCGATAGCCTCGCACTCCTCCCCGCGATCGCCGAGCTGATCGAGGGTGACCGGCGCCTCTCGGAGTCGCCCCTCGTCGACGTGCTCGATCGGCCCGATCGGGAGGCGACCGCCGACCTGCGCGAGGAACTCGACGAGGCGCTCGCGGAGGAGCCCCCGAAGACCCTCCGCGAGGGCGGCCTTCTCACCCGGGGCTACGACGAGGAGCTCGACGCGCTCATCGAGGATCACGAGGCGGCCCTGGAGTGGATCGAGACGCTCGCCGGTCGCGAGAAGAACGAGCACGGACTCACCCACCTGCAGGTCGACCGGAACAAGACGGACGGCTACTACATCCAGGTCGGGAAGAGCGAGGCCGACGCGGTGCCCGAGGACTACGAGCAGGTGAAGACGCTGAAGAACTCGGTTCGCTTTACCACCGACGCCCTCGAGGAGCGCGAACGCGAGATCCTCCGGCTGGAGGAGAAGCGCGGCGAGCTCGAGTACGAGCTGTTCTGCGAGCTTCGCGATCGCGTCGCTGAACGGGCTTCACTGCTGCAGGACGTCGGGCGAGCCTTCGCGGAGATCGACGTTCTAGCGAGTCTCGCGACCCACGCGGTGGAGAACCGCTGGAGCCGTCCCGACCTGGAGGAGGGAGACACACTCGACATCGAGGCCGGCCGTCATCCCGTCGTCGAACGCACGACGGAGTTCGTCCCGAACGACGCTCGACTCGATTCTGAACGAGCCTTCCTGATCGTCACCGGCCCGAACATGTCGGGGAAGTCCACCTACATGCGCCAGGTCGCGCTGATCGTTCTGCTGGCCCAGGTGGGAAGCTTCGTCCCCGCCGAGCACGCCCGGATCGGGCTCGTCGACGGCATCTACACCCGCGTGGGCGCGCTCGACGAGCTCGCACAGGGCCGCTCGACGTTCATGGTCGAGATGCAGGAGCTCTCGAACATCCTCCACTCCGCGACGGAGGACTCGCTGGTGATCCTCGACGAGGTCGGGCGAGGGACGGCGACCTACGACGGCATCTCGATCGCGTGGGCCGCCACCGAGTACCTCCACAACGAGGTGCGCGCGAAGACGCTGTTCGCGACCCACTACCACGAGCTGACGGCGCTCGCGGAGCACCTCGATCGGGTCGAGAACGTCCACGTCGCGGCCGAGGAACGAGACGGCGAGGTCACCTTCCTGCGGACGATCCGCGAGGGGCCGACCGACCGTTCGTACGGCGTGCACGTTGCCGGCCTCGCAGGCGTCCCCGACCCCGTCGTTTCCCGATCGCGCGACGTGCTCGATCGGCTGCGCGAGGAGAAGGCGATCGAGGCGAGAGGATCGGGATCGGCGGGATCGGACACCCAGCAGGTGGTGTTCGACGTCGGCTCCGGGCAGCTACGGACCGCGACGACCGACGGCGGCGACGGCAGCGATGGAACCAACACGGAGAACGGCGAGGACGACTCCGACGACGCGCTCGATCCCGAGTCGGAGGCGGTCCTCTCGGAGCTCTCGGGGATGGAGCTCGCGAACGTCTCGCCGGTCGAGCTCATGAGTCGGGTCCAGGAGTGGCAGGGGAGGCTCCCGAGATGA
- the mutL gene encoding DNA mismatch repair endonuclease MutL, which yields MTRPEIHELDAATVDRIAAGEVVERPASVVKELVENALDADASSITVEIDSGGVDRIRVVDDGIGMTENELRTAVKQHTTSKLRDASDLEAGIETLGFRGEALHTIGAVSRTTITTRARGTEGAGTKLILAGGEVESVEPAGPPTGTAVEVSDLFFNTPARRKYLKREATEFDHVNTVVTRYALANPEVAFTLEHDGREVFSTTGQGGLRATILAVYGREVARAMVPIEDVVEGPLEAITGYVSDPETTRSSPTYVSTFVNGRYVRSGALRGAVVDAYGTQLAPDRYPFAVLDLSVPAETVDVNVHPRKMEVKFEEEAAIREQIEASVERALLDHGLVRASAPRGRSAPEETTVAPEPDTETETETEEATGEANFEGTASAAGVESAAKAGEEAGTGSSTGTERAAEPRRSVGESASADRDGDERETTPRRDEPRFVATEQSTLDGPAAGPEAVDEGFERLPDLRVLGQLRDTYVVAEGSEGLVLVDQHAADERVQYERLRGALSGGTTTQALVEPVEIGLTAREAELFDAHAEALSRLGFSADREGRVARVRTVPAVFDATLSPELLRDALGECVSGDPGETVDATVDGLLADLACYPAVTGNVSLAEGSVVSLLSALDDCENPYACPHGRPTLIRVDNEELADRFERDYPGHASRRERE from the coding sequence ATGACTCGCCCCGAGATCCACGAGCTCGACGCCGCGACCGTCGATCGGATCGCCGCCGGCGAGGTGGTCGAGCGGCCCGCCTCCGTGGTGAAGGAGCTCGTCGAGAACGCCCTCGACGCCGACGCCTCCTCGATCACCGTGGAGATCGATTCCGGCGGCGTCGACCGGATCCGCGTCGTCGACGACGGAATCGGGATGACCGAAAACGAGCTTCGGACGGCGGTGAAACAGCACACCACGAGCAAGCTCCGCGACGCCTCCGATCTGGAGGCGGGGATCGAGACGCTGGGCTTTCGCGGCGAGGCACTCCACACGATCGGCGCGGTCTCCCGGACGACGATCACCACGAGGGCGCGCGGTACCGAGGGTGCGGGGACGAAACTCATCCTCGCGGGCGGCGAGGTCGAGTCGGTCGAGCCCGCCGGCCCGCCGACGGGCACGGCGGTCGAGGTGAGCGACCTCTTCTTCAACACGCCCGCCCGGCGGAAGTACCTCAAGCGCGAGGCGACCGAGTTCGACCACGTCAACACCGTCGTCACGCGGTACGCGCTCGCGAACCCGGAGGTGGCGTTCACGCTCGAACACGACGGCCGCGAGGTGTTCTCGACGACTGGACAGGGCGGGCTCCGCGCGACGATCCTCGCGGTCTACGGCCGGGAGGTCGCCCGCGCGATGGTGCCGATCGAGGACGTAGTCGAGGGTCCCCTCGAGGCGATCACGGGCTACGTGAGCGACCCCGAGACCACCCGCTCGAGCCCGACCTACGTCTCGACGTTCGTCAACGGCCGGTACGTTCGCAGCGGGGCGCTCAGAGGGGCGGTCGTCGACGCCTACGGCACGCAGCTCGCGCCCGACCGCTATCCGTTCGCAGTGCTCGACCTCTCCGTGCCGGCCGAAACCGTGGACGTCAACGTCCACCCCCGCAAGATGGAGGTGAAGTTCGAGGAGGAGGCCGCGATCCGCGAGCAGATCGAGGCGAGCGTCGAACGGGCGCTGTTGGATCACGGGCTGGTCCGCGCCTCGGCCCCGCGCGGCCGCTCGGCGCCCGAGGAGACGACCGTCGCGCCCGAACCGGACACCGAGACCGAGACCGAGACTGAGGAGGCGACCGGTGAGGCGAACTTCGAGGGCACGGCGAGCGCTGCGGGGGTGGAGTCGGCTGCGAAAGCGGGAGAAGAGGCGGGAACGGGATCGAGCACCGGGACCGAGCGGGCGGCCGAACCGCGCCGTTCGGTCGGTGAATCGGCGAGCGCCGATCGAGACGGAGACGAGCGGGAGACGACGCCACGGCGGGACGAGCCGCGCTTCGTCGCGACCGAACAGTCCACGCTCGACGGACCCGCCGCGGGGCCCGAGGCCGTCGACGAGGGGTTCGAGCGGCTCCCCGACCTCCGGGTGCTCGGCCAGCTACGCGACACCTACGTCGTCGCCGAGGGCTCGGAGGGACTCGTCCTCGTCGACCAGCACGCCGCCGACGAACGGGTCCAGTACGAACGCCTGCGCGGGGCGCTCTCCGGCGGGACGACCACCCAGGCACTGGTCGAGCCCGTCGAGATCGGGCTCACCGCCCGCGAGGCCGAACTGTTCGACGCCCACGCCGAGGCGCTCTCGCGGCTGGGCTTCTCGGCCGACCGGGAGGGTCGCGTCGCACGGGTGCGGACCGTCCCCGCGGTCTTCGACGCGACGCTCTCGCCCGAACTGCTCCGCGACGCACTCGGAGAGTGCGTCTCGGGCGACCCCGGAGAGACGGTCGACGCGACCGTCGACGGGCTGCTAGCGGATCTCGCGTGCTACCCCGCGGTGACGGGCAACGTCTCGCTGGCGGAGGGATCGGTCGTTTCGCTGCTCTCCGCGCTCGACGACTGTGAGAACCCCTACGCTTGTCCACACGGCCGACCGACGCTGATCCGCGTCGATAACGAGGAGCTCGCCGACCGCTTCGAGCGCGACTACCCCGGACACGCGAGCCGCCGCGAGCGCGAGTAG
- the kdgK1 gene encoding bifunctional 2-dehydro-3-deoxygluconokinase/2-dehydro-3-deoxygalactonokinase: protein MTDLVTFGETMLRFSPPGNERLETTTELEVRAAGAESNVAVAAARLGAEAVWISKLPDSPLGRRVTSELESYGLETDVVRSDEGRQGTYYLEFAGEPRGTNVIYDRADAAVTTASAEELPAERIRSAEWFYTSGITPALSETLRETTETLLWSARDSGTKTAFDLNYRSKLWSPEEARETLTNLFEHVDVLVTAVRDAREILGLSGDPESIGRELVDEHDFETVIVTLGSEGALAIHDGRTIEQSAFETETHDPIGTGDAFVGGYLARRIRGADVEEALEVGAATAALKRTIPGDIAVITPEEVERVIREGGEGISR, encoded by the coding sequence ATGACCGATCTCGTGACCTTCGGCGAGACGATGCTTCGGTTCTCGCCGCCGGGCAACGAACGTCTCGAGACGACGACCGAACTCGAAGTCCGCGCGGCGGGCGCGGAGAGCAACGTCGCCGTGGCGGCCGCCCGGCTGGGTGCCGAGGCGGTCTGGATCTCGAAGCTACCCGACTCGCCGCTGGGTCGACGGGTGACGAGCGAGCTCGAGAGCTACGGCCTCGAGACCGACGTCGTCCGGAGCGACGAGGGCCGCCAGGGCACCTACTACCTCGAGTTCGCGGGCGAACCCCGGGGTACGAACGTGATCTACGACCGCGCGGACGCGGCGGTGACGACCGCGAGCGCGGAGGAGCTCCCCGCCGAACGGATTCGCTCGGCCGAGTGGTTCTACACCAGCGGAATCACGCCCGCGCTCTCGGAGACGCTTCGCGAGACGACCGAGACGTTGTTGTGGAGCGCGCGCGATTCGGGGACGAAGACGGCGTTCGACCTGAACTACCGGAGCAAGCTCTGGTCACCCGAGGAGGCCCGCGAGACGCTCACGAACCTGTTCGAGCACGTCGACGTGCTGGTCACTGCGGTCCGTGACGCACGTGAAATCCTCGGACTGTCGGGCGACCCCGAGTCGATCGGTCGCGAACTGGTCGACGAGCACGACTTCGAGACCGTCATCGTCACCCTCGGCTCGGAGGGCGCGCTCGCGATCCACGACGGCCGGACGATCGAACAGTCCGCCTTCGAGACCGAGACCCACGACCCGATCGGCACCGGCGACGCGTTCGTCGGCGGCTACCTCGCCCGGCGGATCCGCGGCGCCGACGTCGAGGAGGCGCTCGAGGTCGGGGCGGCCACGGCGGCGCTCAAGCGCACCATCCCCGGCGACATCGCGGTCATCACCCCCGAGGAGGTCGAGCGCGTGATCCGCGAGGGCGGCGAGGGGATCTCGCGGTAG
- a CDS encoding NAD(P)/FAD-dependent oxidoreductase: protein MTHVAIVGAYGSAGVAVAGSLAEESGIELTLIDDGEPGGGLCILRGCMPSKEVLSAGAHRFQARNDHRLSGVPDVDLEEVVATKDEHVESFAEHRRSAVHELAERENVEFLHETARFVDDHTVAVGDREIEADYVVIATGSTVNVPDLPGMDEVEYTTSADVLDATGFGERGIVMGFGYVGLELVPYLSEAGGVDLTVIEHDDAPLDEADPVYGERLLELYREKFDLEILTTTLERTVEPTDDGGVRMEVERDGREETLEADELFLFTGRRPSLDGLELENTALEPEQGWVEPTMRARDDERTFVVGDANGHEPILHVAKEQGFAAAENLLAHARNEPLEPYENVHHHVIFTALGVYPFARVGHAEWTAEEAGIDHVAVTREAASDGIFKTKDVPEGLATLVVGEDGTVLGYQGLHYHADVMAKTMQVVIETGLDVRELPDRAYHPTTPEILDGLFREASARLEE, encoded by the coding sequence ATGACACACGTCGCGATCGTCGGCGCGTACGGAAGCGCGGGCGTCGCCGTCGCCGGTTCGCTGGCGGAGGAGTCCGGAATCGAACTCACGTTGATCGACGACGGCGAGCCGGGCGGCGGCCTCTGCATCCTCCGGGGTTGTATGCCCTCGAAGGAGGTGCTCTCGGCCGGCGCACACCGATTCCAGGCGCGAAACGACCACCGCCTGAGCGGCGTTCCCGACGTGGATCTCGAGGAGGTGGTCGCGACGAAGGACGAACACGTCGAGTCGTTCGCCGAGCACCGGCGCTCGGCCGTCCACGAACTGGCCGAACGCGAGAACGTCGAGTTCCTCCACGAGACCGCCCGGTTCGTCGACGACCACACGGTGGCGGTCGGTGACCGGGAGATCGAGGCCGACTACGTCGTGATCGCGACCGGCTCGACGGTGAACGTTCCCGACCTCCCCGGGATGGACGAGGTCGAGTACACGACGAGCGCCGACGTCCTCGACGCGACCGGGTTCGGCGAGCGCGGAATCGTCATGGGCTTCGGCTACGTCGGCCTCGAACTCGTCCCCTACCTCTCGGAGGCCGGCGGCGTCGACTTGACGGTGATCGAACACGACGACGCCCCGCTCGACGAGGCCGATCCGGTCTACGGCGAGCGGCTGCTCGAGCTCTACCGCGAGAAGTTCGATCTCGAGATACTGACGACCACCCTCGAACGAACGGTCGAACCGACCGACGACGGGGGCGTCAGGATGGAGGTCGAACGCGACGGTCGCGAGGAGACGCTCGAGGCCGACGAGCTGTTTCTCTTCACCGGTCGCCGACCGAGCCTCGACGGGTTGGAGCTGGAGAACACCGCTCTCGAACCCGAGCAGGGGTGGGTCGAGCCCACGATGCGGGCCCGCGACGACGAGCGGACGTTCGTCGTCGGCGACGCCAACGGCCACGAACCGATCCTGCACGTCGCAAAGGAGCAGGGCTTCGCGGCCGCGGAGAACCTCCTCGCCCACGCTCGAAACGAGCCGCTCGAACCCTACGAGAACGTCCACCACCACGTGATCTTCACGGCTCTCGGCGTCTACCCCTTCGCCCGCGTCGGCCACGCCGAGTGGACCGCCGAGGAGGCCGGGATCGACCACGTCGCGGTCACCCGCGAGGCCGCAAGCGACGGCATCTTCAAGACCAAGGACGTCCCCGAGGGGCTCGCGACGCTCGTGGTCGGCGAGGACGGCACCGTACTCGGCTACCAGGGACTGCACTACCACGCGGACGTCATGGCCAAGACGATGCAGGTCGTGATCGAGACGGGCCTCGACGTGCGCGAGCTACCCGATCGGGCCTACCACCCGACGACGCCGGAGATACTCGACGGGCTCTTTCGCGAGGCGAGCGCGCGCCTCGAGGAGTAA
- a CDS encoding SDR family NAD(P)-dependent oxidoreductase, giving the protein MGDVHYDFADETAVVTGGASGIGRSIALEFAEADATVIVADQRADPKDPDADLPTHETIEEAGGTAEFVETDVSDPEQVRSVVEAAREYGGVDVMVNNAGVFVGGSFTEYDADDLDTGYGVNVRGMFVGTQAAASDMLDRGVEGSIVNTASISSNLAQHGQVAYDTTKGALRMLTRGAALELAEEGIRVNATAPGQIATEFTENGTESTQERAGDGEFLKPIPMGRAGFPKDVADATLYLASDAAAYTTGELLAVDGGWQIC; this is encoded by the coding sequence ATGGGCGACGTTCACTACGACTTCGCCGACGAGACCGCCGTCGTCACCGGCGGCGCATCGGGCATCGGGCGATCGATCGCGCTGGAGTTCGCCGAGGCGGACGCGACCGTGATCGTCGCCGATCAACGGGCCGATCCGAAGGATCCCGACGCCGACCTCCCGACCCACGAGACGATCGAGGAGGCCGGCGGAACCGCCGAGTTCGTCGAGACGGACGTCTCGGATCCCGAGCAGGTTCGTTCGGTGGTCGAGGCCGCCCGCGAGTACGGCGGCGTCGACGTCATGGTCAACAACGCGGGAGTGTTCGTCGGCGGCTCGTTCACCGAGTACGACGCCGACGACCTCGATACGGGCTACGGCGTCAACGTCCGGGGGATGTTCGTCGGCACCCAGGCGGCCGCGAGCGACATGCTCGACCGTGGCGTCGAGGGTTCGATCGTCAACACCGCCTCGATCAGTTCGAACCTCGCCCAGCACGGCCAGGTCGCCTACGACACCACGAAGGGAGCGCTTCGCATGCTCACGCGGGGCGCGGCGCTCGAACTCGCCGAGGAGGGGATCAGGGTGAACGCCACCGCGCCGGGCCAGATCGCGACCGAGTTCACCGAGAACGGCACCGAGAGCACCCAGGAGCGCGCCGGCGATGGCGAGTTCCTGAAGCCGATCCCGATGGGGCGGGCGGGCTTCCCGAAGGACGTCGCGGACGCCACCCTCTATCTGGCGAGCGACGCGGCCGCCTACACGACCGGGGAGCTGCTCGCCGTCGACGGCGGCTGGCAGATCTGCTGA
- a CDS encoding sulfite oxidase gives MPRELRPDDEPPLDEEFPRLEVLSASPENAEVASRSDLDGLLTPEGTHYVRNHYPTPETDAEEWTVSLTGLIGGSGETGPDADGPTVGMDELREDYPAESVVHTMECSGNGRAFFEPDAEGHQWTDGAVSTAVWTGTPVRALLEEYDAAAEGWVTVMGGDAPEGEDVFCRSLPMEKVREDCVLAYEMNGHPLPPDHGHPVRLLVPGWFGNNSVKWVERLHVAESMPTGEEWEGYTKYQQLEYRLRFDDGKKPEELDRVETPDTYEQMAADEPRHAYFYDQLPKSLITAPADGATLRASEAVEITGLAWAGENRVERVELSTDGGETWADIDLLEPALGRYAWRRFRTEWTPEAGEHRLLARATDAKGRVQPARIAEPDPEQTGIENDTYPWNTQGYGNNAYRPLGTSVTVEHDGA, from the coding sequence ATGCCACGCGAGCTCCGTCCCGACGACGAGCCGCCGCTCGACGAGGAGTTTCCGCGCCTCGAGGTGCTTTCTGCGTCGCCCGAGAACGCCGAGGTCGCCTCCCGATCCGACCTCGACGGGCTGTTGACGCCCGAGGGGACCCACTACGTCCGGAACCACTACCCGACGCCCGAGACCGACGCCGAGGAATGGACGGTCTCGCTGACGGGGCTGATCGGCGGAAGCGGCGAGACGGGACCGGACGCCGACGGCCCGACCGTCGGGATGGACGAACTGCGCGAGGACTACCCCGCCGAGTCGGTCGTCCACACGATGGAGTGTTCGGGCAACGGCCGGGCCTTCTTCGAGCCCGACGCGGAGGGACACCAGTGGACCGACGGCGCGGTGAGCACCGCCGTCTGGACCGGCACGCCCGTCCGGGCGCTCCTCGAGGAGTACGACGCGGCCGCCGAGGGCTGGGTCACGGTCATGGGCGGGGACGCCCCCGAGGGCGAGGACGTCTTCTGTCGGTCGCTGCCGATGGAGAAGGTGCGGGAGGACTGCGTGCTCGCCTACGAGATGAACGGCCACCCGCTGCCGCCGGATCACGGCCACCCGGTCCGACTGCTCGTGCCCGGCTGGTTCGGCAACAACAGCGTGAAGTGGGTCGAGCGGCTCCACGTCGCGGAGTCGATGCCCACGGGCGAGGAGTGGGAGGGGTACACCAAGTACCAGCAGTTGGAGTACCGCCTGCGCTTCGATGATGGGAAGAAACCCGAGGAACTCGACCGCGTGGAGACGCCCGACACCTACGAACAGATGGCGGCCGACGAGCCGCGCCACGCCTACTTCTACGACCAGCTACCGAAGTCGCTGATCACCGCTCCCGCGGACGGGGCGACCCTGCGGGCGAGCGAAGCCGTCGAGATCACCGGGCTCGCGTGGGCCGGCGAGAACCGCGTCGAACGCGTCGAGCTCTCGACCGACGGCGGCGAGACGTGGGCCGACATCGACCTCCTGGAGCCGGCGCTCGGGCGCTACGCCTGGCGGCGCTTCAGAACGGAGTGGACGCCCGAGGCGGGCGAACACCGACTGCTCGCCCGGGCGACCGACGCGAAGGGACGGGTTCAACCGGCCCGGATCGCCGAACCCGACCCCGAGCAGACGGGGATCGAGAACGACACCTATCCGTGGAACACACAGGGCTACGGCAACAACGCCTACCGACCGTTAGGAACCTCCGTAACCGTCGAACACGACGGCGCGTAA
- a CDS encoding 2-amino-3,7-dideoxy-D-threo-hept-6-ulosonate synthase: protein MSAGFDARLDRIGTDGKYLIVPMDHGITMGAVKGLKDIEGTIDAVTRGGADCVLTQKGIASRVHPNTNGAGYIVHLNGSTTIGPDEQDKRVTGTVEEAIRAGADAVSFHINVGSDYEPKQIEDLAELTERADRFGMPVLAMAYARGPDIESDDAKALGHAVRLAEELGADLVKTGYSGDAESFQHVVESTRLPVVIAGGARGTDRQTLEKVRGTMDAGGAGISMGRSIFQHDDPEAIARAVAAVVHDDASAEEAIEKAGLAVEA from the coding sequence ATGAGCGCAGGGTTCGACGCACGACTCGACCGGATCGGCACCGACGGAAAGTACCTGATCGTCCCCATGGACCACGGGATCACCATGGGCGCGGTGAAGGGGTTGAAGGACATCGAGGGGACGATCGACGCGGTGACCCGCGGCGGCGCGGACTGCGTACTCACCCAGAAGGGGATCGCCTCGCGGGTCCACCCGAACACGAACGGCGCGGGCTACATCGTCCACCTCAACGGTTCGACGACGATCGGTCCCGACGAGCAGGACAAGCGGGTGACGGGCACCGTCGAGGAGGCGATCCGCGCGGGCGCCGACGCCGTCTCATTTCACATCAACGTCGGCTCCGACTACGAGCCGAAGCAGATCGAGGACCTGGCCGAACTCACCGAACGCGCGGATCGCTTCGGCATGCCCGTCCTGGCGATGGCCTACGCCCGCGGGCCCGACATCGAGAGCGACGACGCCAAGGCGCTCGGCCACGCGGTCCGCCTCGCCGAGGAGCTCGGCGCTGACCTCGTCAAGACGGGCTACTCGGGCGACGCCGAGAGCTTCCAGCACGTGGTCGAGTCGACACGTCTACCCGTGGTGATCGCCGGTGGCGCGCGCGGGACCGACCGCCAGACCCTCGAGAAGGTCCGCGGGACGATGGACGCCGGCGGTGCAGGCATCTCGATGGGCCGCTCGATCTTCCAGCACGACGACCCGGAGGCGATCGCGCGCGCCGTGGCGGCGGTCGTCCACGACGACGCGAGCGCCGAGGAGGCGATCGAGAAGGCGGGGCTGGCGGTCGAGGCCTGA
- the trpA gene encoding tryptophan synthase subunit alpha, with protein sequence MSRSRIAEAFADGPAFIPYLAAGDPDTESTKEYVRALVRGGADVIELGLPFSEPIAEGSTIQNAIVRSLEGGMTPESYFELVDDLDVEVPVVCMTYYNLIYRYGASEAARTSDGSGAADEEGPEPFVRRAAEVGIDGFVVPDLPAEESDPLREACDEHGLDLIFIVAPTTRGERLERIMEQVSGYVYVQARLGTTGARTDVSDQTDASLGRLREWDVPKAVGFGISEREHAERIVAGGADGIIVGSALVDIVAEGTSADSRTGSDDVAEGDTEEETVAERLERKARELKEGALEGFEQRRPRPERP encoded by the coding sequence ATGAGCCGGAGCCGGATCGCCGAGGCGTTCGCCGATGGCCCCGCCTTCATCCCGTATCTCGCGGCGGGCGATCCCGATACCGAGTCGACGAAGGAGTACGTCCGCGCGCTGGTTCGTGGCGGTGCGGACGTGATCGAGCTCGGCCTGCCGTTCTCGGAACCGATCGCGGAGGGATCGACCATCCAGAACGCGATCGTCCGCTCGCTCGAGGGCGGGATGACCCCGGAGAGCTACTTCGAGCTGGTCGACGATCTGGACGTCGAGGTGCCGGTCGTCTGCATGACCTACTACAACCTGATCTACCGCTACGGGGCGAGCGAGGCGGCACGCACCTCGGACGGGAGCGGTGCCGCGGACGAGGAGGGCCCCGAGCCGTTCGTCCGCCGCGCGGCGGAGGTCGGGATCGACGGGTTCGTCGTCCCCGACCTGCCCGCCGAGGAGTCCGACCCCCTTCGGGAGGCCTGCGACGAGCACGGGTTGGACCTGATCTTCATCGTCGCGCCGACGACGCGCGGCGAACGGTTGGAGCGGATCATGGAGCAGGTCTCGGGTTACGTCTACGTCCAGGCACGCCTGGGGACGACCGGCGCGCGAACGGACGTGAGCGACCAGACCGACGCGAGCCTCGGGCGTCTCCGGGAGTGGGACGTTCCCAAGGCAGTGGGTTTCGGAATCAGCGAGCGCGAACACGCCGAACGGATCGTCGCGGGCGGGGCCGACGGGATCATCGTCGGTTCGGCCCTGGTCGACATCGTCGCCGAGGGGACCTCAGCGGACAGTCGGACGGGGTCCGACGACGTCGCCGAGGGCGACACCGAGGAGGAAACCGTCGCGGAACGCCTCGAGCGGAAGGCCCGCGAACTGAAGGAGGGTGCACTCGAGGGGTTCGAGCAACGTCGGCCTCGACCGGAACGCCCATAA